A single genomic interval of Zingiber officinale cultivar Zhangliang chromosome 4A, Zo_v1.1, whole genome shotgun sequence harbors:
- the LOC121970709 gene encoding zinc finger protein ENHYDROUS-like — translation MMEYENSSVMTVSNTGEASVSSSGKLPPTALPPMGSAQLIPAVKKKRNLPGTPDPEAEVIALSPKALLATNRFVCEICNKGFQRDQNLQLHRRGHNLPWKLRQRTGKEVRKRVYVCPEPGCVHHDPSRALGDLTGIKKHFCRKHGEKKWKCDKCSKKYAVQSDWKAHSKVCGTREYRCDCGTLFSRRDSFITHRAFCDALAEESAKTGTDPSTTNPKPASEEDGKTATASEEATESEAATAVVEAAPATEVETPLPPRQVAPPAPERQEPEKSTAVLKYVPPSIAPIANPSSAVAAVSSTATSSHSSNNISMFASLFASVSANAAAHSSATFSDLMGAMGHPDRPLEEPLSLCLATNGGAAPSSLFSPPQSQSHDWRPFAPPPPPSPHMSATALLQKAAQMGAAATRSSFLEGFGLDTPSGPTESIARDSSALWWGHQLQLEPEPAPILPYEQDLMMGSSALFGAKPATTLDFLGLGMGPVAGTPNGGLSALMTSMVGSSLDLGTGPAAAGAWEATDRKPASSANL, via the exons ATGATGGAATATGAGAATTCCTCCGTCATGACCGTCTCCAACACCGGCGAAGCCAGCGTCTCTTCCTCCGGAAAGCTTCCGCCCACCGCGCTGCCTCCTATGGGGTCAGCTCAGCTGATTCCGGCGGTCAAGAAGAAGCGAAACCTTCCCGGAACGCCAG ATCCGGAGGCGGAGGTGATCGCGCTGTCTCCGAAAGCGTTACTGGCGACCAATCGGTTCGTGTGTGAGATCTGCAACAAGGGATTCCAGCGGGACCAAAACCTGCAGCTGCACCGGAGAGGACACAATTTGCCGTGGAAGCTAAGGCAACGAACGGGGAAGGAAGTCCGGAAGAGGGTTTATGTGTGTCCGGAGCCGGGCTGCGTGCACCACGATCCGTCGCGGGCGCTCGGAGACCTCACCGGCATCAAGAAGCACTTTTGCCGGAAGCACGGCGAGAAGAAGTGGAAGTGCGATAAGTGTTCCAAAAAGTACGCCGTGCAGTCGGACTGGAAAGCGCACTCCAAGGTCTGCGGCACCCGCGAGTACCGCTGCGATTGCGGCACCCTCTTCTCCCG GAGAGATAGTTTCATCACGCACAGAGCATTCTGCGACGCGCTAGCTGAGGAAAGCGCCAAAACGGGAACGGATCCGTCGACCACGAATCCAAAACCGGCAAGCGAGGAGGACGGAAAAACCGCGACAGCTTCCGAAGAAGCTACGGAATCCGAGGCGGCGACGGCTGTTGTGGAAGCAGCTCCTGCGACAGAGGTCGAAACTCCATTGCCACCACGGCAGGTGGCGCCACCGGCGCCGGAACGTCAAG AGCCGGAGAAATCGACCGCGGTGCTGAAGTACGTGCCGCCATCCATTGCGCCGATAGCTAACCCCAGCAGTGCCGTTGCCGCCGTCTCCTCCACCGCTACAAGCAGCCACAGCAGCAATAACATCAGCATGTTCGCAAGCCTCTTCGCCTCAGTATCGGCCAACGCCGCAGCTCACAGCAGCGCCACCTTCTCGGACCTGATGGGCGCCATGGGCCACCCCGACCGGCCCCTGGAGGAGCCGCTTTCCCTCTGCCTCGCCACCAACGGAGGGGCGGCTCCTTCGTCCCTGTTCTCGCCGCCGCAGAGTCAGTCGCACGACTGGCGCCCGTTCGCCCCTCCGCCCCCGCCGTCTCCGCACATGTCTGCGACGGCATTGCTGCAGAAGGCGGCTCAGATGGGTGCTGCGGCAACGCGGTCTTCCTTCCTCGAGGGGTTCGGCCTCGATACGCCCTCGGGGCCGACGGAGAGCATCGCCAGAGACAGCAGCGCCCTGTGGTGGGGGCATCAGCTGCAATTGGAACCGGAGCCAGCTCCGATACTGCCTTACGAACAAGACCTAATGATGGGCTCCTCGGCCCTGTTCGGGGCAAAGCCGGCGACGACGCTGGACTTCCTGGGGCTCGGAATGGGCCCGGTCGCAGGAACTCCCAACGGAGGTCTATCAGCATTGATGACCTCCATGGTCGGCAGCAGTCTCGACCTTGGAACAGGGCCGGCGGCCGCTGGAGCCTGGGAAGCGACGGACAGGAAGCCCGCCAGTTCTGCCAATCTCTAA